In Arachis hypogaea cultivar Tifrunner chromosome 2, arahy.Tifrunner.gnm2.J5K5, whole genome shotgun sequence, a genomic segment contains:
- the LOC112730932 gene encoding ribose-phosphate pyrophosphokinase 1 isoform X1: MSTLLHSHSASSSAFTLPSPRRRSAPINPLPRFSRQNAVRCKLIEPLKFDNGRATNQTEMLIGGSGTAIPSFLVAPNTRVQDLVNKNDTRLRIFSGTANPALAQEIACYLGLQLGKIKIKRFADGEIYVQLQESVRGCDVFLVQPTCPPANENLMELLIMIDACRRASAKNITAVIPYFGYARADRKTQGRESIAAKLVANLITEAGANRVLACDLHSGQAMGYFDIPVDHVYGQPVILDYLASKTICSDDLVVVSPDVGGVARARAFAKKLSDAPLAIVDKRRHGHNVAEVMNLIGDVKGKVAVMVDDMIDTAGTIAKGAALLHQEGAREVYACSTHAVFSPPAIERLSSGLFQEVIITNTIPVAEQNYFPQLTVLSVANLLGETVWRVHDDCSGGIEPYSSLGID; the protein is encoded by the exons ATGTCTACTCTACTCCACTCCCACTCTGCTTCTTCCTCCGCCTTCACTCTTCCCTCGCCACGTCGTCGTTCCGCTCCAATCAATCCTCTCCCTCGATTCTCTCGCCAAAACGCCGTC AGGTGCAAGCTCATAGAGCCGTTGAAGTTCGATAATGGCAGAGCAACCAATCAAACTGAGATGCTTATTGGCGGCAGCGGAACCGCCATTCCGAGTTTTCTTGTAGCGCCCAACACGCGCGTGCAGGATTTGGTCAACAAGAATGATACCCGTCTCAGAATATTCTCCGGTACTGCAAATCCTGCTCTTGCTCAG GAAATTGCGTGCTACTTGGGGCTGCAGCTGGGGAAAATTAAGATTAAGCGTTTTGCTGATGGTGAGATATATGTTCAGCTGCAAGAGAGTGTCAGAGGGTGTGATGTGTTTCTTGTACAGCCCACATGTCCACCCGCCAATGAGAATCTTATGGAGCTACTCATAATGATTGATGCCTGCAGGAGAGCTTCAGCCAAAAATATTACTGCAGTCATTCCATATTTTGGATATGCTAGAGCTGATAGAAAG ACACAAGGGCGTGAATCCATTGCAGCCAAGCTTGTAGCAAATTTAATTACTGAAGCAGGTGCAAACCGTGTTCTCGCTTGCGATCTCCATTCTGGGCAGGCCATGGGCTATTTTGATATTCCAGTTGATCATGTGTATGGACAG CCAGTTATACTTGATTACCTTGCCAGCAAGACTATTTGTTCAGATGATTTGGTAGTTGTCTCGCCTGATGTTGGTGGTGTTGCTAGAGCACGTGCTTTTGCCAAAAAATTATCTGATGCTCCTTTAGCTATTGTTGATAAAAGGCGACATGGGCATAATGTTGCTGAG GTGATGAATTTGATAGGTGATGTAAAAGGAAAGGTAGCCGTGATGGTAGATGACATGATTGATACAGCTG GAACCATTGCCAAAGGTGCAGCACTATTGCATCAAGAAGGGGCAAGAGAAGTCTATGCATGCAGTACACATGCTGTTTTCAG TCCTCCTGCTATAGAAAGGTTGTCAAGCGGCTTGTTTCAAGAAGTCATCATAACGAATACAATTCCAGTGGCGGAACAGAATTATTTTCCACAGCTAACTGTCCTATCAGTGGCGAACCTTCTGGGCGAGACTGTATGGCGTGTTCATGATGACTGCTCA GGTGGAATTGAACCTTATTCCAGTCTGGGAATTGATTGA
- the LOC112730932 gene encoding ribose-phosphate pyrophosphokinase 1 isoform X2, translating into MSTLLHSHSASSSAFTLPSPRRRSAPINPLPRFSRQNAVRCKLIEPLKFDNGRATNQTEMLIGGSGTAIPSFLVAPNTRVQDLVNKNDTRLRIFSGTANPALAQEIACYLGLQLGKIKIKRFADGEIYVQLQESVRGCDVFLVQPTCPPANENLMELLIMIDACRRASAKNITAVIPYFGYARADRKTQGRESIAAKLVANLITEAGANRVLACDLHSGQAMGYFDIPVDHVYGQPVILDYLASKTICSDDLVVVSPDVGGVARARAFAKKLSDAPLAIVDKRRHGHNVAEVMNLIGDVKGKVAVMVDDMIDTAGTIAKGAALLHQEGAREVYACSTHAVFSPPAIERLSSGLFQEVIITNTIPVAEQNYFPQLTVLSVANLLGETVWRVHDDCSVSSIFL; encoded by the exons ATGTCTACTCTACTCCACTCCCACTCTGCTTCTTCCTCCGCCTTCACTCTTCCCTCGCCACGTCGTCGTTCCGCTCCAATCAATCCTCTCCCTCGATTCTCTCGCCAAAACGCCGTC AGGTGCAAGCTCATAGAGCCGTTGAAGTTCGATAATGGCAGAGCAACCAATCAAACTGAGATGCTTATTGGCGGCAGCGGAACCGCCATTCCGAGTTTTCTTGTAGCGCCCAACACGCGCGTGCAGGATTTGGTCAACAAGAATGATACCCGTCTCAGAATATTCTCCGGTACTGCAAATCCTGCTCTTGCTCAG GAAATTGCGTGCTACTTGGGGCTGCAGCTGGGGAAAATTAAGATTAAGCGTTTTGCTGATGGTGAGATATATGTTCAGCTGCAAGAGAGTGTCAGAGGGTGTGATGTGTTTCTTGTACAGCCCACATGTCCACCCGCCAATGAGAATCTTATGGAGCTACTCATAATGATTGATGCCTGCAGGAGAGCTTCAGCCAAAAATATTACTGCAGTCATTCCATATTTTGGATATGCTAGAGCTGATAGAAAG ACACAAGGGCGTGAATCCATTGCAGCCAAGCTTGTAGCAAATTTAATTACTGAAGCAGGTGCAAACCGTGTTCTCGCTTGCGATCTCCATTCTGGGCAGGCCATGGGCTATTTTGATATTCCAGTTGATCATGTGTATGGACAG CCAGTTATACTTGATTACCTTGCCAGCAAGACTATTTGTTCAGATGATTTGGTAGTTGTCTCGCCTGATGTTGGTGGTGTTGCTAGAGCACGTGCTTTTGCCAAAAAATTATCTGATGCTCCTTTAGCTATTGTTGATAAAAGGCGACATGGGCATAATGTTGCTGAG GTGATGAATTTGATAGGTGATGTAAAAGGAAAGGTAGCCGTGATGGTAGATGACATGATTGATACAGCTG GAACCATTGCCAAAGGTGCAGCACTATTGCATCAAGAAGGGGCAAGAGAAGTCTATGCATGCAGTACACATGCTGTTTTCAG TCCTCCTGCTATAGAAAGGTTGTCAAGCGGCTTGTTTCAAGAAGTCATCATAACGAATACAATTCCAGTGGCGGAACAGAATTATTTTCCACAGCTAACTGTCCTATCAGTGGCGAACCTTCTGGGCGAGACTGTATGGCGTGTTCATGATGACTGCTCAGTGAGTAGCATATTTCTGTAA